The following are from one region of the Vidua macroura isolate BioBank_ID:100142 chromosome 15, ASM2450914v1, whole genome shotgun sequence genome:
- the SPARC gene encoding SPARC, giving the protein MRAWIFFLLCLAGKALAAPQEALPDETEVIEDPTTEEPVGANPVQVEVGEFEEPTEDVEEIVAENPCQNHHCKHGKVCEVDDNNSPMCVCQDPSSCPATAGVFEKVCGTDNKTYDSSCHFFATKCTLEGTKKGHKLHLDYIGPCKFIPACLDTELTEFPLRMRDWLKNVLITLYERDEDNNLLTEKQKLKVKKIHENEKRLEAGDHTVELLARDFEKNYNMYIFPVHWQFGQLDQHPIDGYLSHTELAPLRAPLIPMEHCTTRFFEACDLDNDKYIALEEWASCFGIKEQDIDKDLVI; this is encoded by the exons ATGAGggcctggatttttttccttctctgcctggCAGGCAAAGCCCTGGCAGCGCCG caggaggctcTGCCCGATGAGACAGAGGTCATCGAAGATCCCACCACAGAG GAGCCTGTGGGGGCTAATCCTGTCCAGGTGGAGGTGGGAGAGTTTGAGGAACCCACTGAGGACGTAGAGGAGATTGTTGCAGAGA acCCCTGCCAGAACCACCACTGCAAGCACGGCAAGGTGTGCGAGGTGGATGACAACAACTCGCCCATGTGTGTGTGCCAGGACCCCTCCAGCTGCCCCGCCACCGCCGGCGTCTTCGAGAAG GTCTGTGGCACTGACAACAAGACCTACGACTCCTCCTGCCATTTCTTTGCCACCAAGTGCACCTTGGAGGGAACCAAGAAGGGACACAAGCTGCACCTGGACTACATTGGGCCTTGCAAAT tcatccctgcctgcctggacACAGAGCTGACCGAGTTCCCCCTGCGCATGCGGGACTGGCTCAAGAACGTGCTGATCACTCTGTACGAGCGCGACGAGGACAACAACCTGCTGACCGAGAAGCAGAAGCTCAAG GTGAAGAAGATCCATGAGAACGAGAAGCGCCTGGAGGCCGGCGACCACACCGTGGAGCTCCTGGCCCGGGACTTTGAGAAGAACTACAACATGTACATCTTCCCTGTGCACTGGCAGTTCGGGCAGCTGGACCAGCACCCCATTGATGG GTACCTGTCCCACACCGAGCTGGCCCCGCTGCGTGCCCCCCTGATCCCCATGGAGCACTGCACCACTCGCTTCTTCGAGGCCTGTGACCTGGACAACGACAAGTACATCGCCCTGGAGGAGTGGGCCAGCTGCTTTGGCATCAAGGAGC AGGATATAGACAAGGATCTTGTGATCTAA